CGGTATTCCTTATAGGTTAGATCAATGCATTGTTTTACTCTcttctttgatttatttaaatttgcacgttatttgttttttgccgtaattctttaaaaaatttattatgaacATATAAGACCATGACATCGTACACGATCTTAAAACTGTAAACAGTTAGAAAACTCTTAAACCGCTAAAACATACAAGAAACTAACCTAAAATACCCAAAATTGACCCAAGAAAGCCTAAACCAAACCGGTCTTAAACCACCCTGAATCGAAGGTGAGTAAGCTGAACTAGAGCTAAACCGGTAGCTTAGGTGTGAACCAACGGTTGAGGGAAGAACTGCCTGCGAACTGCCTGCTGGACCACGTGCATGGGCATTGAGTTGGGCTTCGCGTTTGGACTGCCCACATGCCTGAGCCTAGTCTTTGGGCCTAGGCCCAATTAATTGAGTTGGGTTGCATGTCTGGGCCTGGACCACGTGCTTGCCAACCCGctgttaaataaattatattaaattatgttcaaatttatgtttaatatcTGGCATGACCTGATACCATGTCAGGAATGACAAACTTCCACAATAgtacgatattgtctactttaaacATAAGCTCGTatagttttgcttttggtttttccaaaaAGACTCGTaacaatgaaaatgtattccTAATAGACTCATGATCGttcccttaattagtcaacgcgagactctctcccaacaataattttttcttctaatttgtTCGAGACGTTAAAGTACTTCAATTAAACCATTTTAGTCCATTCATTTGGACCGGTTTTATCTATTTTGACCAATTTGACTTCTTTTTAACCTTTTCAAACGGAGTTCAATGgtgttaataatatttaatataattttaatgtctaatagagattttaaaaattatttatctaaaatcgAGCTCGAAATTgggtaaatttaattataaaataattccGATCCGAGGGatgcttataaaataaatttaattataatttattattggatTGATGATAGgaatatgattaaaatatatcattaattaCACTGACTTgagatttatttgtttaattttatttaacttatcttcaatttttaataattttaatatataattttcatcaaTAATGATATAGGTATACCTATAGTTcaacatcaataaaaataaataaataaatcaatcaatttgaatttatttatttaattttcttttaaaaaaaaatcatggagtttcacaattataataatcttTGGATCtatcaatatttattaaattgatattccaacattatttatacattgcttaaaatagtaaaataataaaattaaaatatcctGATTTTgtctaattttaaatcttcCCTTTCCAGGATTTTTGTCGGGTAGTGCCGAGTCGACTCGCCCCATCCCCCCGTGTGACTCGTTCCAACTCCACTTGGgcccaaatatatatatatttttttactttcgaatatttattttaaaaaagtaaactttttttaaagttggGTTATTGTAAATATAGTCCTTTAAAATAGTTGCTCCTATTGGTTACTTACACACTATGGTTCAAGTACAACCACTGTCTCGTTGCTTCAAAGTGGGGTTAGTGTTACAcgagttaaaataaaagactTCTCACGTGAGACAACCTCATTAAGATGCACGTGTCATAGTATGACCTCAACGTGCCAAGGTGAATAGTGGGTAATGTCGAGGTCGCTTATAACTTGACCCAAAACCTTTAACGAGCAAATCCATCCACACTTCAAAGACATGATCAACATCAAATCTACAatttctcacaaaaatatgttttactCACCTATAGAGCTTGACACCATTTTGTACTCAACACTAACTTAAGCATCAAAGAGTGTAAAATTTTGTGACAAATCAAATCAAGTCAGGACcgtctaaataaaataaaagatacgaaattaaattatttaaagcaaaggttaatattatattaaaaacttgGAGGGGGCGAAATGTTCCATCCCAATgattattcaacttttttaaggATAAAGTATTTTTTGTCTTTTGGGTGAAAAATCATTGTGCATTTTGGACTCCTCTATTTTTTGGGTCCACTCTCCCAAAGTTGCAAATCTagcttaaataaataaaatatatttttgtaattttttttttcacgtttttattaaatcttttagaaattataaatttagtcaagtttatttttttaatattataaactctttttaattttaataaatatataaattaataatagcCGAGATTATAACTACTAGTATCTACTACTCTTTTGAATATATATCAACTTCGTTGACTACGCTTAGTTTAGGAGTGTTGTTGgttgagttgaaaaaaaaaatcttatataGATTAACTATTTTAAGATTGGTCGAGTTGActtgacaaaaataaaaattaatacgcaaaaagaattgtattttttattttttaaaatttcaactcaGTTCAAACcgagaaaatatataatttaaaaaaaaaaaaaaaagggggggaaAAAAACTCATTCTTACCTGTTTTGTCCAAAATTGATGAGCTAATAGTAACGGATGCATggtacttaaaaaaataattaaataaaaaaaaaattgataatccCAATTATTGTAGACcgtccatttttctttttcttgtcaaaaaaataattaataaaaagaataatatatttttaaaaagaaactcatAAAGAAATTAACCACTAGAAGTCGAGAACGTTTATCTCGTGTCGTGGCACAGCCAACCAACCACAAACGAGAAGAAGACAAGACAAGGGCACGAAAAGACGTAAATACCCTTCACTGAATTCCTAGttaccatatatataattttgaagtttttttttaaaaaaattagaaattaatgatttgaattattaaaatatctaatatatatatatattagtgaaataggttaaattaaattaaattaaataaatcatattgtttaaaattatgaccgagttagttttttaattattattatatattctgtcacatgaattaaaaagaaaattacccaAAAAGGAAATGCGAGAGAAtaagacaagaaaaaaaaaataatttaaagaaatgattttaaatttattgcaTTTATGGAAGAGAGAGGCATGACCGTCTGGCAATTGCTCGTTGACCCAGAATAGAATCCGGTTCACACGGTCGGAACACTAAAAAAACCGTCTTGAACTTTAAGACGGTTCGGTCTTTCCGGGAAGCATCTAGCTGCCACAACCCACAACCCACAACCCACGTgggttaataaaaaaattaaaagaaaattaattaattttcttcccTATAAAACCCTCCCAAATTCTCCCACTTCTCCCACCCAACTCAATTCCTCTCCAATCAGAATCTCCATCGCCGCCGTCTTCTCCGGCCATCCGCCAAATTCGCCGCCGATGGAGAACATTCTCGACGAGTATCAGTACTACTGGGAAACGAACATGTTTCTGCAGACGGAGGAGTTCGACAGGTTTTGATATactctgttttatttttatttttattttttttttatttttataaatctcTGCGAATTATGTTCGTAACGAAATGGGAATTTCAGTTGGGGAGTGGACGAAGCGTTTTACGGTTCTTACGATTCAAGCTCGCCGGACGGAACGCCGTCGTCGTTAGAGGCGTCGAAGAACATCTTGTCGGAGAGGAATCGGAGGAAGAAGCTGAACGATAGGCTTCTGGCTCTCAGAGCTGTGGTCCCTAATATCACCAAAGTaagtcaaattattattattattattattattattattatttactgaagaaagtaatttaaattgtataaattataaaaataatatatctattGGGATCTGCGTATACTGAAATAATTTCGCTGaggattttaataaaataaaataatgctttctatatatatttaactttattaaaatcaacacgagattttaaatctaatattatattatatgatattatattggAAAGATTGTGTGAGTTGTTGAAAGAGCACATAATCATTAAGAtcgtataataataataataatatgaaaatttgaatatgtaGAATTAATTCGtaataaaaatctaataattttcaCACTgcttaaaataatgataatataacaaataacaaattaatgtatttaaattcaaaatttattatgacatatatatatattgaaattttgttattttctcaattttgtcTCCAAATTAGTTGTTTTATTAATCAGATTTAAGTAACAATCGCATctcatcaaaagaaaaaatgatttaaatcattgttataaaaaggttttaattattatttctttgtccaaataattaaagaaaaaaatattaaaatattatacatTATAGACTCCACGACAAAGTTATTCAAACAATCATTGAGCCAAGGTAAGTTCAAAGCTACACGCATGCTTTTNATAATTAGgtgagacaaaataaaatttaatatcgaaaatagattttgtaatttattttgcCACAACAAATTGGAATCTATTAACGCAGATGGACAAGGCATCGATAATAAAAGACGCGATCGAGTACATCCAAGAGCTGCGAGCGGAAGAGAAGAGAATCGAAGCGGAGATCTCAGATCTGGAATCAGgcaaaatcaagaacagagCAACAAACGAAGACGATGACGGAATCTTgagggagaagagaacgaataAGAATCGGCAAGTACCGGAGCCGCCGCCGTCTTTCCCGATCGAAGTTCTCGACGTaaggaaattgaaattgaaattgaaatttctagggcttttttttgtgtgtttttagTTTGAAATTGAGATTGTTGGGATTGTTTAAGCAGTTGAGGGTGAATTACATGGGAGAGAAAACGATGGTGGTGAGCTTGACGTGCGGAAGAAGAAGCGACACCATAATGAAAATCTGCCAAGTTATTGAATCGCTTAAGATGAAGATTATTACGGCCACTATCACCATTGTTGCCAACAAGCTTTTGATCACGCTCTTCCTTGAGGTCAgtcctctgtttttctttttttattttctagaaCCCCATCACCTGTACAGCTCTGagttctttctttattttttcctccCCAAACCTCTGCccattcttttatatttccccattattattattattattattattatagatAGCTAAGGTTGCAGCCCCATGATTTAGATCAGGGGATATGGAGTGAAGAGTGATGGGGCGCCATGGGGTATTTGCTCACGCTTTTGTTCTATCAGATCCTGTTATTGTCTTCCACTATCGTATCCTACCCTTTCATATGATCAAAGAACAAATTCTCTCAGCTTTTCCATAATATCCTAGCCCTCCATTTCTTTCCGTCTTTCCCTCAAACATGTTTAtttgggagagatttccacactcctATATTAAATGCTACATTCCCTGTTCCCCTTCCCAACCAACGATGATATCTGTTTATCTCTGGACTTTTCTTTCGGCCTTTCCCTCAAACATGTCTAtttgagagagatttccacactcctATAAGAAATTCCCTGTTCCCCTTCCCAACCAACAATGCCACACTACCCAGTGTCTAACTCAAGCCTAAAAGAAACTGTCTATTAACGATAAGTCTGAGCGGTTAAATCACTACTCATAGAATGAACGTCAACCATGTAGAACAATGTTTACTGAGGAGGATAGAGGATAGGAATCCTATCTAATGTGTATGTTATTGTGGTGTTTGGTGACAACAGGAGGAGATAGCGGAGGAAGAGGAAGTAAAGGTAAAAATAGAAGCAGCAATTGCAGCAATTAGTGACCCACAAAACCCTATATGATGAGCATTTGGTGAACCACATGGACATGTTTTGTGTGTCTCACAGCTTTGTCATCTAACTAATATTTAGTACAATTgtttctcctttctctctctttctcaatAGCTTTTTTTGTGGGAAAAAGTCAGAGAATATTCTTTCTCCCTCACCAGACaagagaaataataattttagagagataaaatggtgaaaatgattgttttgtttatgaCACTAAATACATGGTTCAATTATTGGAAAAAAACAATAGGAAGGACACCTACTAAAGTATTTGAGA
Above is a window of Cucurbita pepo subsp. pepo cultivar mu-cu-16 unplaced genomic scaffold, ASM280686v2 Cp4.1_scaffold000355, whole genome shotgun sequence DNA encoding:
- the LOC111785066 gene encoding transcription factor bHLH35-like, which gives rise to MENILDEYQYYWETNMFLQTEEFDSWGVDEAFYGSYDSSSPDGTPSSLEASKNILSERNRRKKLNDRLLALRAVVPNITKMDKASIIKDAIEYIQELRAEEKRIEAEISDLESGKIKNRATNEDDDGILREKRTNKNRQVPEPPPSFPIEVLDLRVNYMGEKTMVVSLTCGRRSDTIMKICQVIESLKMKIITATITIVANKLLITLFLEEEIAEEEEVKVKIEAAIAAISDPQNPI